Proteins from a genomic interval of bacterium:
- a CDS encoding GNAT family N-acetyltransferase — protein sequence MEQVILVQPEGIFTRNSSIIEDNSLWWSYLREVCRLRGDIFFTEGLLDKEDLTRDGRETDVYDKLATHFLAIENEKVVGTVRMVDSLSLDKNLKEIPSQILFQKLGLQKYETALQYLLAELKQKNRRVVECSRLVIDEAYRRFRNVHSQVAISLITSIAWFCSENHIDDMIITSGSKYKTSTIYKRIGFNPVFDFNDSCPLEPFYYERFNDYSELMHCPVKKGIKNLSEFMDRLKPVYQRAKIIKKR from the coding sequence ATGGAACAAGTTATACTTGTTCAACCTGAAGGGATATTTACGAGAAATTCAAGCATCATCGAAGATAATTCTTTATGGTGGTCTTATTTAAGGGAAGTATGTCGCTTGCGAGGAGACATATTTTTCACTGAAGGACTTTTAGATAAAGAAGATCTCACCAGGGACGGTCGTGAGACCGATGTTTATGATAAGTTGGCAACTCATTTTTTGGCAATTGAAAACGAGAAAGTGGTAGGCACGGTGCGAATGGTAGATTCATTATCTTTAGATAAAAATTTAAAAGAGATACCTTCACAAATCCTTTTCCAAAAACTGGGCTTACAAAAGTATGAGACAGCACTCCAATATTTATTAGCTGAGTTAAAGCAAAAAAACAGGAGGGTAGTAGAGTGTTCGAGATTAGTTATCGATGAAGCTTATCGAAGATTTAGGAATGTACATAGCCAGGTTGCTATATCACTAATAACATCTATTGCGTGGTTCTGTTCTGAAAACCATATAGATGATATGATTATCACCAGTGGGAGCAAATACAAAACATCAACCATTTATAAACGAATTGGCTTTAATCCCGTTTTTGATTTTAACGATAGCTGTCCATTAGAACCATTTTATTATGAAAGATTTAACGATTATTCAGAATTGATGCATTGTCCAGTAAAGAAGGGTATAAAGAATTTGTCAGAATTTATGGATAGATTAAAGCCAGTTTATCAAAGGGCAAAGATTATCAAAAAAAGATAA
- a CDS encoding PilZ domain-containing protein, whose protein sequence is MAEEKRKFLRIRADFGIKYKIKDSHSPPKKAVSVNISEGGIMIKVSEKLDIRTILELKITLPSPHVTISSLGQVIYVLDNYWDEYPPYRYGVEFLELKKKDREVIRKFVNEAIAKLDWKHWL, encoded by the coding sequence ATGGCGGAAGAAAAGAGAAAATTCCTTAGGATAAGGGCAGATTTTGGCATAAAATACAAAATTAAAGATTCCCATTCCCCACCAAAAAAAGCAGTTAGTGTAAATATTAGCGAGGGTGGAATAATGATAAAGGTATCGGAGAAATTGGATATTAGAACAATATTAGAACTAAAGATAACCTTGCCTTCGCCTCATGTTACCATAAGTAGTTTAGGACAGGTGATATATGTTTTGGATAATTATTGGGATGAATATCCTCCTTACAGATATGGTGTTGAATTCCTTGAGTTAAAGAAGAAAGATAGGGAAGTGATAAGAAAATTTGTAAATGAGGCAATTGCTAAATTGGATTGGAAACATTGGTTATAA
- a CDS encoding PilZ domain-containing protein: protein MKNKQKNIEKRASRRFAISLPVTYNITIPPFKKQLKIRTIAKDISARGIGFVGSNKPPLVMNLQIGFPPKDKSVKSTKSKFINVKARITHSKPISKEHKDIFRTGVCFVELSKKDVVLLRKFLDRYKKR, encoded by the coding sequence ATGAAAAATAAACAGAAGAATATTGAAAAGAGAGCCTCCCGTAGATTTGCCATTTCTCTCCCAGTAACTTATAATATCACCATACCTCCATTTAAAAAGCAACTAAAGATAAGGACAATAGCTAAAGATATTAGCGCGCGAGGTATCGGTTTTGTTGGTAGCAATAAACCCCCCTTAGTTATGAATCTCCAAATTGGGTTTCCTCCAAAAGATAAGAGTGTTAAATCTACTAAATCCAAATTTATTAACGTAAAAGCACGCATAACTCATAGCAAACCAATTTCAAAGGAGCATAAAGACATCTTTCGCACAGGAGTTTGTTTTGTAGAGTTAAGTAAAAAGGATGTGGTTTTACTGAGAAAGTTTTTGGACAGATATAAAAAAAGATAA
- a CDS encoding ATP-binding protein produces MGLKGIVAFLGKKAIWGSNKKFLAYCKNLINQAPDLLDRGLGTACSGQMKEVIELCERRKRERDKEFWWVYAMACCLYQQAFCRFGRKSEGQYLEKANQIAEENGFTDIVFWINKCKLDYSGICGRTHQVQEAQGLIFNCLKRMKESSTYEVFVLPVLAWDALNRGDFKSAQEWASRLLELATKLGYINLQVQGNVLLGKVAFELKRMEEALSYFKKAVSLGREKKVEQLIPALYNTAEVFLEQNKITEAKGYLEQTQQRLETELELPDSYYHIHLMRLQGLVAQEEKQFERAEGYFSQGIKIAQSQGNLLEEGIIQLKLGKFYMELKDFEQATVALEEASAKFIIIDNQFQLSRANESRKVLKERQKSSITSEITQKPPSPLRQQIEMLDEFMKLVVSNLDLDGVLNNIIEYIMKVTNADRGFLILLDEAGRPYSQVIRTKEKFDQKKDALFKNFSHTITEKVLKTQRPIWVTDAQGDSRFADAESVLSLDIRSVVCVPLKKEKKEIIGLVYIDRQFLVDVFTSDDLALVESLAEYASIALVNARLHSGVQKKLKTTEMQLIQSEKMATVGVLAGGVAHEINTPLGAILLNAEILLREIEAKPHKEMLEKIEESTRQCMGIIEMLLQYSRKTSAKFEELDLNRAIDRSCAFLEHQLLRDKIRFLKQQGMVSPIEGNFNELMQVFTNLIINAKEAIKSIKESGTITIKSYQQGDFVVVQIKDDGIGIPEEHNGKIFDPFFTTKDVGKGTGLGLSIVYRIVENHKGSIEVSSKLQEGSTFTIRMPVKKRGVSI; encoded by the coding sequence ATGGGGCTAAAAGGGATAGTAGCTTTTTTGGGAAAGAAAGCTATCTGGGGATCAAATAAAAAGTTTCTGGCGTATTGTAAAAATTTGATAAATCAAGCTCCTGATTTACTTGACCGTGGGTTGGGGACGGCCTGTTCTGGACAGATGAAAGAGGTGATAGAGCTTTGTGAACGGAGAAAAAGGGAACGAGATAAGGAATTTTGGTGGGTTTATGCAATGGCTTGTTGTCTTTACCAGCAGGCTTTTTGTCGATTCGGGAGAAAAAGTGAAGGTCAATATTTAGAAAAAGCCAACCAAATAGCAGAGGAGAATGGTTTTACTGATATAGTCTTCTGGATTAATAAATGTAAACTCGACTACTCGGGTATTTGTGGAAGGACACACCAGGTCCAAGAGGCGCAAGGTCTGATTTTTAATTGTCTGAAAAGGATGAAAGAGTCGTCAACCTATGAGGTCTTCGTTCTGCCCGTTTTGGCCTGGGATGCCTTGAATCGGGGAGATTTTAAGTCAGCCCAGGAATGGGCAAGTAGGTTGTTAGAATTGGCTACTAAGTTAGGATATATAAACCTGCAGGTCCAGGGAAACGTGTTGTTAGGGAAGGTGGCCTTTGAATTAAAAAGAATGGAAGAGGCGTTATCGTACTTTAAGAAGGCTGTTTCCTTGGGACGGGAGAAAAAAGTGGAACAATTGATTCCTGCTCTTTATAATACGGCAGAGGTATTTTTAGAACAGAATAAAATAACCGAAGCCAAAGGGTATTTGGAGCAGACCCAACAAAGACTGGAAACGGAATTAGAATTGCCGGATTCTTATTATCATATCCATCTAATGAGGTTGCAGGGGTTGGTGGCTCAAGAAGAGAAGCAATTTGAAAGAGCAGAAGGGTATTTTAGTCAAGGTATTAAGATAGCTCAGTCCCAAGGGAATCTTTTAGAGGAAGGGATAATTCAGTTAAAGTTAGGCAAGTTTTACATGGAATTAAAAGACTTTGAGCAGGCAACCGTAGCTTTAGAGGAAGCCTCAGCTAAATTTATTATTATTGATAACCAGTTTCAATTATCTCGAGCCAATGAATCTCGCAAGGTTCTGAAGGAGAGGCAGAAGAGTTCCATAACTTCAGAGATAACTCAAAAACCACCTTCCCCGCTACGCCAACAAATAGAAATGCTGGATGAATTTATGAAACTGGTAGTTAGTAATTTGGACTTAGATGGAGTCTTGAACAATATTATTGAGTATATAATGAAGGTGACTAATGCTGACCGTGGATTTCTCATTCTGTTAGATGAAGCAGGAAGGCCTTATTCTCAGGTAATTCGGACAAAAGAAAAATTTGATCAAAAGAAGGATGCTCTTTTCAAAAATTTTAGCCACACCATTACTGAGAAAGTCCTGAAGACTCAGAGACCAATTTGGGTTACCGATGCTCAAGGTGACTCCCGTTTTGCAGATGCAGAAAGTGTTTTATCCCTGGATATCCGCTCAGTAGTTTGTGTCCCTTTAAAAAAAGAGAAAAAGGAAATTATTGGCTTGGTCTATATCGACAGACAATTTCTTGTTGATGTCTTTACATCTGATGATTTGGCTTTAGTGGAATCATTGGCTGAATACGCCTCAATAGCCTTGGTAAATGCCCGCTTACATTCTGGTGTGCAAAAGAAATTAAAAACTACTGAGATGCAGTTAATTCAGTCAGAGAAGATGGCCACTGTAGGTGTGTTAGCGGGCGGGGTAGCTCATGAAATCAACACTCCCTTAGGTGCTATTTTGCTCAATGCAGAGATACTGCTAAGGGAAATAGAGGCAAAACCCCATAAAGAAATGCTGGAGAAAATCGAAGAAAGTACACGGCAGTGTATGGGAATCATAGAAATGTTACTCCAATACTCAAGGAAAACCAGCGCTAAGTTTGAGGAGTTAGATTTGAATCGGGCTATTGATAGATCCTGTGCCTTTTTAGAACATCAATTGCTCCGGGATAAGATTCGTTTTCTCAAACAACAAGGGATGGTATCACCAATTGAGGGGAATTTTAATGAATTGATGCAAGTCTTTACCAATTTAATAATCAATGCTAAAGAGGCAATAAAATCCATTAAAGAATCTGGCACTATAACGATAAAGAGCTATCAACAGGGTGACTTTGTAGTAGTACAAATAAAAGATGATGGTATAGGAATACCTGAGGAGCACAACGGGAAAATATTTGATCCCTTTTTTACCACCAAAGATGTTGGTAAAGGTACAGGACTGGGACTTTCTATCGTATATAGGATTGTTGAGAATCATAAGGGTAGTATTGAAGTCTCCTCAAAGCTGCAAGAGGGGTCTACCTTTACCATAAGGATGCCGGTGAAAAAACGGGGAGTCTCTATTTAG
- a CDS encoding HD domain-containing phosphohydrolase: MKERILIIEDDKSFCRTLTLILEKEGYLVVGAKDAHQAIEAAKETFFELIIADVRLPGDMDGIEAVAKIKGIRPGAESVVIVITGYADEQAPVRALRLGVDDYIYKPFKREQFLHIVEQNLRIYRLEKEKEKHNEVIEKINQELEGTVKQRTKDLKNLYGELQVTYLRTIKALAQAIDARDHYTHSHSVNVTKCAVMIAKEMKLSAEEIDEIKQASELHDLGKIGIHDYILTKPGKLTSQEWEEVRLHSLKGAEILEPLTFLKGAIKLIQRHHERYDGKGYPYGLKGESIHLGARIMALADAFDAMISERPYREKPLTKQGAIKEVKKNSGTQFDPQVVQAFLKIVDKL, encoded by the coding sequence ATGAAAGAGCGCATTCTGATCATAGAGGACGATAAGTCTTTCTGCAGGACTCTGACTCTTATATTAGAGAAGGAGGGCTATCTGGTAGTTGGTGCCAAGGATGCACACCAGGCCATTGAGGCAGCGAAAGAAACCTTCTTTGAGCTTATCATTGCTGATGTTAGACTACCTGGGGACATGGATGGTATAGAGGCAGTAGCGAAGATAAAGGGGATTAGGCCTGGGGCAGAGAGTGTGGTTATCGTAATAACCGGCTATGCCGATGAACAAGCTCCCGTAAGGGCACTAAGATTAGGGGTAGACGATTATATCTACAAGCCCTTTAAGAGGGAACAGTTTTTGCATATTGTGGAGCAAAATTTAAGGATTTACCGATTGGAGAAAGAAAAAGAAAAACACAATGAAGTAATCGAGAAGATTAATCAAGAATTGGAAGGTACGGTTAAACAAAGGACCAAAGATTTAAAAAACCTTTATGGAGAATTACAAGTAACTTATCTACGCACAATCAAAGCTCTGGCTCAAGCGATTGATGCCCGGGATCACTATACTCATAGCCACTCAGTAAATGTAACTAAATGTGCGGTAATGATTGCAAAGGAGATGAAATTATCAGCCGAAGAGATCGATGAAATAAAGCAAGCCAGTGAGCTTCATGATTTAGGTAAGATTGGCATTCATGATTATATTTTGACTAAACCAGGAAAATTAACTTCTCAAGAATGGGAAGAAGTGAGACTTCATTCGTTAAAAGGCGCGGAGATTTTAGAACCATTGACGTTCTTAAAAGGGGCTATTAAATTGATTCAGCGGCATCATGAGAGATATGATGGCAAAGGGTACCCTTATGGATTAAAAGGAGAATCAATTCACTTAGGTGCAAGGATAATGGCGCTGGCAGATGCTTTTGATGCAATGATTTCTGAGCGACCTTATCGGGAAAAACCTCTTACTAAACAAGGGGCGATTAAAGAGGTTAAGAAAAACTCAGGAACTCAATTTGACCCTCAGGTTGTCCAGGCATTTTTGAAAATAGTAGATAAGTTGTAG